TTGGCATGTTTGGCTCTATTGATGACGTAAAAGAGGAGCATACAACCAGCCCGACACAACTCAAATTAACGTTAACGGGACTGGACACCAGCCTGATTGCAAAAACCATGAATGAGTCATGTGTGGGCCGCAATGCTGAATTGTATATCGTGGCATTGAGTGATGAGGGAGTACCTCTGGGGTACGAATTGATATTCAAGGGGCGGATATCATCAACCGGTATCAATGCCGGAGATAATAATACCGTTCAATACACCGCATCAAATGTCTTCGAAGACTGGCAGCGACCGTTTCCCGGACGATTTACCGATGAATCTCACCAGTCGGCATATCCCGGCGATCGGATATTCCGTTATGTCGCCCAGATGGCCGAACGCTCTATTTACTGGGGCAGTAAAAAAGACGCGCCGGGATTCACCTATCAGTGAGGTAGTTATGCGCCGTTATGATTGGCAAAAACAATTGATTGACGTGATCCTGGCCGCTGAAAAGCGGCCTTTTTCATGGGGTAAAAATGACTGCCTGCTGTTTGCCGCTGATTGCGTAGCCGCCATGTGTGGGCAGGATTTCGCTGCCCAATATCGTGGAACCTATGACAATGAGGTCGGCGCGAAAAAAGTATTACTGAAAACACACGGAACGCTGGAAAAAGCGATTGGCTCCTGCCTTACAGAAGTGCCGGTAAAACAGGCCCAGCGCGGTGATGTGGCAATTATTAATAACAATGGTAGCCGGTGTGCGGGGATCGTCTGGATCGGCGGCGTTTTTGCGATGGGTATTAATGGTGTGGTGCTGATGCGTGAACGTCCATTGAGCGTGTGGAGAGTTGAATAATGCCTGCTGCTATCCCGATTGTTGCAGCGGTTGCTGCTGGCGCGGCGGCTGCGGCTCAAATGTATGTTGTTGCTGCGGTAATCATGATCGCCGGTACGGTCGCATCAATGCTGCTGACAAAAACGCCAGGTGTTGACAACTACCGTAGCCAGTCAGAGCGTAAACAAGTATTGCGAGCCGCTGCCAGTCCTAAAACTGTTGTTTATGGCAAAACCATGTCGGCAGGGACACTGTTCTTTTCTGAAGAGCAATCTGGTGAACAAGACGATGGTGAATTGCTGTACCTTGCTATAACTCTCGCTGGCCATCCGTTATATCGAATCGGCGACATCTATCTTGCAGACGATCTGATTGGAACTTATGGCGGTAATGTCGGGTATGAATTTCATAACGACCGACAGACGGCAGACCCGTACTTGCTGGAAAATGCCCCGTCATGGAAAGACGATATGATCGGCAAAGGAGTCGCCTGGCTGCGCGTCACGCTGAAATTTGACTCTGAAAAATTTCCCAGTGGGATACCGAATATTAAGGTCGAGAAGTGGGGCTGGGAGGTTTATGACCCTCGCACTGGTGACACCGCCTGGAGTGATAACGCGGCGCTGGTCATCCTGCATTACTATCGTTATTACTTGAAAGTACCCGATTCGGAAATTAACTGGGAACAGTTTGAAGTTGCCGCAAACATTTCAGACGAATCAGTCATCCGTGGTGATGGTAATACTGAGCGCCGTTACACCATAAACGGCGAGTTTGATCTGAGCGAGAACAAATCAGCAATTCTTGATGACATGCTGGCATCATGTGCAGGCGAGCCAACGTACATCGGCGGGCGTCATGGCTTGCTTGTCGGCGCATATTACGGCCCGGCCGTTGAGGAAATTCACGAAGGGCAACTGGCGGGCGATATCGAGATCATGCCGGAGGTTTCCCAGTCTGACCGGGTAAACACGATTAACGGCACTTTTATCGATCCTGAACAATCCTATTCAGAGGCAGATTTTCCGGCCGTGTCGGTGCCTGAATGGGTTGCAGAAGACGGCGTTGAAATATCTCAGGATATGAAGCTGCGCTTTGTTATCAGTGAGTTCCAGTCTCAGCGCCTGGCTGATATCAAGCTGAAGCGTGCACGCGTCGCGCGTACAATTAATCTGCCAATAAATTTGAGCGGCTACCGCTACCGCCCAGGTATGTACGTTAAATTGTTTTTGCCATCGCTGGGTATTGATGGTGTTGAAATGCGTGTAGCTGACTGGCAGTTCAGTATTCAAAACGGTGTAAAACTTACGCTGAAACAAGAGGGCGCGGATGTTTGGAATGATGCGATTGGCAAACTGATAGATCGTGCTCCGCTGACCAACCTCCCTAATGGTGCGCCGGGTGCGCCAGAAAACCTATCTTATTCTACACAGATCATTGCAGACGTTGTTCAGGGACTGTTGACATGGACGACGCGGGAAACAGTTGCACACTACAATGTGCTGTTTATCCAGAATGGTGAGACGATCTACACCGCTCAGGTTCCCGGCACGCAATGCCGTGTGACTGGACTACCGGAGGGTGAATACATAGCGGAAGTTCGCGCAGTCGCGATGAATGGTGCCCAATCTGTTCCTACCTCCATCACGTTTAAAATCAATTCGCCGGCCGCGCCAGATCGTGTTGATGTAACGCCGGGGTTATGGTCTGTTGAGTTGCATCCGCGAGTTATTGCAGGACTTCCAGTTGGTACCGTGTTTGAGTTCTGGTTTTCAGTGGATCGTTTGAGCGATATCAGCTTGGTTGAAACCAATGCCAACTATCTGGGGCGGGGGGCGTCATACACCAAAGTTGGGCTGAAAGAGGTCGGGAAGGTTTACTGGTTCTATGTGCGTAGCGTGAATTCATATGGCGCATCTGCATTTGTAGAAGTTGGCGCCAGTGTTGACAGCGATGTGGCACCGATATTTGAAGAAGCTGTCGAGGTGGTTTTTGAAACAGACGCGTGGAAATCTTTAACTGGTCAGGTTGACGAGCAGGGCAATAACATCAGTCAATTGAAGGATGGTGTAGATGCCCTGGCACTTGGAGTTATCGAAAACACACTAAACATTACTGAAACCCGTAATCAGCTGAATGACGCAGTTGAGTCTATCAGCACAAACATTACGAACACTCGCACAGAACTGGAAGCCGCTGATGCATATCTGACTCAGCGCGTTGATGGATACATTGCTGAAAATGATGGACGTGTGGCGCAGGTCATCAATGATGTTACCACTGTAAAAAATGAGCAAGAGGTACAGGCTCAGGGACTGGATGCCGTTGTTGCCAAATCTGATGATAACGCAGCGCTGATCGCCAGCGAAACAACCGCACGTATTGCCGGTGATGAGGCCAACGCACAAGACATCGCTACGACGAGAGCGACATTAGCGGACAATACCGGCCGG
This window of the Brenneria goodwinii genome carries:
- a CDS encoding DUF6950 family protein, which gives rise to MRRYDWQKQLIDVILAAEKRPFSWGKNDCLLFAADCVAAMCGQDFAAQYRGTYDNEVGAKKVLLKTHGTLEKAIGSCLTEVPVKQAQRGDVAIINNNGSRCAGIVWIGGVFAMGINGVVLMRERPLSVWRVE